In the Streptomyces sp. cg36 genome, one interval contains:
- a CDS encoding DUF6271 family protein, producing the protein MRRICLTLPTHRACPDTITALAEEAAHGARHFGVEVRLLVLDTSGPAALAEHRAAVAALPPAPGVVVHHLDEDEQRRFLREVIARSALPEPERLLDLMLPSAVSYGACTNRAFLLAEALGCSSVHRRDSDSHYPELDGTPLFPLHHELTALGLPAHEVAGLVTRSRLDPADAHRDVALVGGSFTGAMSVDVEEIQRLDPAVYQQVIGLSVSEDHPPLWRRNLIDEAFRGAGDTPFTADRTTLTHVSPTRVDMCNIALDRAVYGRVPLPPATDTIGSDYFLLHLVHNARLPGVLHNRHIVNYHTGERRSPEGFLAYQWRFAKYLMAAPHLESVYTRLSALGPEILDADGLVDASAVATFARHASAAEPGRDAARLDVLDRCYRTLGGHYTEAADLFAARRDRLLAEAGSDMADFADLTDAWAALTEHARRTPLRSTRTTAVLRARADGTTDRRGPVTMGQANMIRCILRDEPDQMNIHDVWPVPAGTTSEAALDALRALAVRHEALRTVFPADPTATASVTGSGTASAPAAPREQLVAAELTFEVTVADHDELPHDEARYAEELALESRRHAFALDRDFPLRVTLVTRRGTPVRVALAASHAATDGGALAVLREEWLALVAGERLPDVTALTPLALATEEASPAGIRKSDASLKHWERVIGTGPQAMFAEPGAEGAEVLAPGLTLRSARGARALARVAERTGALPSTVLLSAWCALVAHRAGQPVCVTAVPTSNRFQGRLARSVAAISQDALLLLDTQVATFDVLLSKAWGAALKAYRHSQFDALRLWDMIDRVTRERGSHFARDVVFNDISALPATLAGAAPPDTRAPDLELTWGQAQMLPGRVLTFVYETAPVLRLATWTDPALFPKDRAEELATGLVRLLEAAAEHDVPLASLTEVTGVHPAERGPDWVRVDGCWVSPAAVARTLGRALDDRPVHVALDADAALTAYLPADPRPLTPASAHDALMAALPGNPGVLAPHRYVIVARAPEQTDHTPAWLQQRVLTEGTGREAAGTP; encoded by the coding sequence ATGCGCCGTATCTGCCTGACCCTGCCCACCCACCGCGCCTGCCCCGACACCATCACGGCCCTCGCCGAGGAAGCCGCCCACGGCGCCCGCCACTTCGGCGTCGAGGTGCGCCTCCTCGTCCTCGACACCTCCGGCCCCGCCGCGCTCGCCGAGCACCGCGCGGCCGTCGCGGCGCTGCCCCCGGCTCCCGGAGTCGTGGTGCACCACCTCGACGAGGACGAGCAGCGGCGCTTCCTGCGCGAGGTGATCGCCCGTTCCGCCCTGCCGGAACCGGAACGGCTCCTGGATCTGATGCTGCCGTCCGCCGTCTCCTACGGCGCCTGCACCAACCGCGCCTTCCTCCTGGCCGAAGCCCTCGGCTGCTCCTCCGTGCACCGCCGCGACTCCGACAGCCACTACCCCGAACTCGACGGCACACCGCTTTTCCCCCTCCACCACGAGCTCACCGCCCTCGGGCTCCCCGCCCACGAAGTGGCCGGGCTCGTCACCCGCAGCAGGCTCGACCCGGCCGACGCCCACCGCGACGTGGCCCTGGTCGGCGGCTCCTTCACCGGCGCGATGTCCGTCGACGTCGAGGAGATCCAGCGGCTCGACCCCGCCGTCTACCAGCAGGTCATCGGCCTGTCCGTGTCCGAGGACCACCCGCCGCTGTGGCGCCGCAACCTGATCGACGAGGCGTTCCGGGGCGCCGGGGACACCCCCTTCACCGCCGACCGCACCACCCTCACCCACGTCAGCCCCACCCGCGTGGACATGTGCAACATCGCGCTCGACCGCGCGGTGTACGGGCGGGTGCCGCTGCCACCGGCCACCGACACCATCGGCAGCGACTACTTCCTGCTGCACCTCGTCCACAACGCCCGGCTGCCCGGGGTCCTCCACAACCGGCACATCGTCAACTACCACACGGGCGAGCGCCGTTCACCGGAGGGTTTCCTCGCCTACCAGTGGCGTTTCGCGAAATACCTCATGGCCGCACCCCACCTGGAGAGCGTCTACACCCGCCTGAGCGCCCTCGGCCCGGAGATCCTGGACGCCGACGGGCTCGTGGACGCCTCCGCCGTCGCCACCTTCGCCCGGCACGCCTCGGCGGCGGAACCCGGCCGCGACGCCGCCCGGCTCGACGTCCTGGACCGCTGCTACCGCACCCTGGGCGGCCACTACACCGAGGCCGCCGACCTCTTCGCCGCGCGCCGCGACCGGCTCCTCGCCGAGGCGGGAAGCGACATGGCCGACTTCGCCGATCTGACGGACGCCTGGGCCGCGCTGACCGAACACGCCCGGCGCACCCCCCTGCGGTCCACCCGCACCACCGCCGTGCTCCGGGCGCGCGCCGACGGGACCACCGACCGGCGGGGTCCCGTCACCATGGGCCAGGCCAACATGATCCGCTGCATCCTGCGCGACGAGCCCGACCAGATGAACATCCACGACGTGTGGCCGGTCCCGGCGGGCACCACCAGCGAGGCCGCCCTCGACGCCCTGCGCGCCCTGGCCGTACGGCACGAGGCGCTGCGCACGGTCTTTCCTGCCGACCCCACCGCCACCGCGTCGGTCACCGGATCCGGCACGGCTTCGGCCCCCGCCGCACCGCGCGAGCAACTCGTCGCGGCGGAGCTCACGTTCGAGGTCACCGTCGCCGACCACGACGAACTCCCCCACGACGAGGCCCGCTACGCGGAGGAGCTGGCCCTCGAATCCCGCCGCCACGCCTTCGCCCTGGACCGGGACTTCCCGCTGCGCGTCACCCTCGTCACCCGGCGCGGCACACCGGTGCGGGTCGCGCTCGCGGCCAGCCACGCCGCCACGGACGGCGGCGCGCTCGCCGTCCTGCGCGAGGAGTGGCTGGCCCTGGTCGCGGGCGAGCGGCTGCCCGACGTCACGGCCCTCACCCCGCTGGCGCTCGCCACCGAGGAGGCCAGCCCCGCCGGGATCCGCAAGTCCGACGCCTCCCTCAAACACTGGGAACGCGTCATCGGCACCGGGCCCCAGGCCATGTTCGCCGAGCCGGGCGCCGAGGGCGCCGAAGTCCTGGCGCCCGGCCTCACCCTGCGCAGCGCACGCGGCGCCCGCGCCCTCGCCCGCGTCGCCGAACGCACCGGCGCCCTGCCCTCGACCGTACTGCTCTCCGCCTGGTGCGCCCTCGTCGCCCACCGGGCCGGACAGCCGGTCTGCGTCACCGCCGTGCCCACCTCCAACCGCTTCCAGGGCCGCCTGGCGCGCTCCGTCGCCGCCATCTCCCAGGACGCGCTGCTGCTGCTCGACACCCAGGTGGCGACCTTCGACGTCCTGCTGTCCAAGGCGTGGGGCGCGGCCCTCAAGGCGTACCGGCACAGCCAGTTCGACGCCCTGCGGCTGTGGGACATGATCGACCGGGTCACCCGGGAGCGCGGCAGCCACTTCGCCCGCGACGTCGTCTTCAACGACATCAGCGCACTGCCCGCGACCCTCGCGGGCGCCGCCCCGCCGGACACCCGCGCCCCCGACCTCGAACTCACCTGGGGCCAGGCCCAGATGCTGCCCGGCCGCGTCCTCACCTTCGTCTACGAGACGGCCCCCGTGCTGCGGCTGGCCACCTGGACCGACCCCGCCCTCTTCCCCAAGGACCGGGCCGAGGAGCTGGCCACCGGACTCGTCCGGCTGCTTGAGGCCGCCGCCGAGCACGACGTGCCCCTCGCCTCCCTCACGGAGGTGACCGGGGTGCATCCCGCCGAACGCGGCCCCGACTGGGTCCGGGTGGACGGCTGCTGGGTCTCCCCGGCCGCGGTGGCACGCACACTGGGCCGCGCCCTGGACGACCGGCCCGTCCACGTCGCCCTGGACGCCGACGCCGCGCTCACCGCCTACCTCCCGGCCGATCCGCGCCCGCTCACCCCGGCCTCGGCGCACGACGCCCTGATGGCCGCGCTGCCGGGCAACCCCGGCGTGCTGGCGCCGCACCGGTACGTGATCGTCGCGCGGGCGCCCGAGCAGACCGACCACACGCCCGCCTGGC
- a CDS encoding phytanoyl-CoA dioxygenase family protein produces MTTPTTGTRSRNFLHRAASERPYFSADGESYLAQTTLRELKKSRPLRVLSEEDFAHWQTYGYVIVREAIPADAARRLLDFTWDFQGLAPDRPDDWYADRPFRNELDRQLHVYGFVEAYHHQLLWDSRQAQRVYDAFVDVWDCEELWVTLDRLNLNPPNRGNRDRALIEATERGFDIELHWDIDTTLGVPPQRVQGIIALNDTRPETGGFQCCPELFRRFEDWKTGQPGDRDPLRPELDRAELPVVRPDLHPGDLLIWNGLLAHGVARNLSENGVRAVQYLSMMPALEEHERLRRSRVDSWRHLRTPRWNRSLVGDPVLHESKRYPTAELTELGSRLLGLGSWHGTPDGQRSGEPACAVSA; encoded by the coding sequence GCGAGTCCTACCTGGCCCAGACCACCCTGCGCGAACTGAAGAAGTCCCGCCCCCTGCGGGTACTGTCCGAGGAGGACTTCGCCCACTGGCAGACCTATGGATACGTCATCGTGCGCGAGGCGATACCGGCGGACGCGGCGCGCCGACTCCTCGACTTCACCTGGGACTTCCAGGGCCTGGCACCGGACCGGCCGGACGACTGGTACGCGGACCGCCCGTTCCGCAACGAGCTGGACCGGCAGCTGCACGTGTACGGCTTCGTCGAGGCGTACCACCACCAGCTCCTCTGGGACAGCCGCCAGGCACAGCGCGTCTACGACGCCTTCGTCGACGTCTGGGACTGCGAGGAGCTCTGGGTCACACTGGACCGGCTCAACCTCAACCCGCCCAACCGGGGCAACCGGGACCGCGCCCTCATCGAGGCCACCGAGCGCGGCTTCGACATCGAGCTGCACTGGGACATCGACACCACCCTCGGCGTACCGCCCCAGCGGGTCCAGGGCATCATCGCGCTCAACGACACCCGCCCCGAGACCGGCGGCTTCCAGTGCTGCCCGGAACTGTTCCGGCGCTTCGAGGACTGGAAGACCGGCCAGCCCGGGGACCGCGACCCGCTCCGCCCCGAGCTGGACCGGGCGGAGTTGCCCGTCGTACGGCCCGATCTGCACCCCGGCGACCTGCTGATCTGGAACGGCCTGCTCGCCCACGGCGTGGCCCGCAACCTCTCCGAGAACGGGGTGCGGGCGGTGCAGTACCTGTCGATGATGCCCGCCCTCGAAGAGCACGAGCGGCTGCGGCGCTCGCGCGTCGATTCCTGGCGCCATCTGCGCACCCCGCGCTGGAACCGCTCCCTGGTCGGCGACCCCGTACTGCACGAGTCCAAGCGCTACCCCACGGCCGAACTCACCGAGCTCGGCAGCCGGCTGCTCGGACTCGGCTCCTGGCACGGCACGCCGGACGGGCAGCGGAGCGGGGAGCCGGCATGCGCCGTATCTGCCTGA